A section of the Microbacterium sp. MM2322 genome encodes:
- a CDS encoding alpha/beta hydrolase, which translates to MTVVLLHGWPGLPSDYDAVVAGLPDVRVIVPDLRGMGAGFDGVPAVAASAAQSHADRVLASLDAAGISDGVIIAGYDIGSRIAQAALRTDPGRFDGAVLTPAYPGIGDRAASPALASVFWYQHFHREPIAAELIDGDERAVRAYLSYLWREWRADAAPPPHLDEIVAAYARPGAFAASLQWYVANRGYAADAEPITVPTTMLWPDSDPLFPLEWADKLFEHFTDVQLQTVPSCGHFVPVERPDAVVRALRAHLN; encoded by the coding sequence ATGACGGTGGTCCTCCTGCACGGCTGGCCCGGACTCCCCTCCGATTACGACGCCGTCGTGGCCGGCCTCCCGGACGTGCGCGTGATCGTCCCGGACCTGCGAGGAATGGGCGCCGGTTTCGACGGAGTTCCGGCGGTCGCGGCATCCGCCGCCCAGTCGCATGCGGACCGCGTGCTCGCAAGCCTTGACGCTGCGGGCATCAGCGACGGCGTGATCATCGCCGGGTACGACATCGGCAGTCGCATCGCGCAGGCGGCCCTTCGCACGGACCCCGGCCGGTTCGACGGCGCCGTGCTGACGCCCGCCTACCCCGGGATCGGCGACCGAGCGGCATCCCCCGCCCTCGCCTCGGTGTTCTGGTACCAGCACTTCCACCGCGAACCGATCGCCGCGGAGCTCATCGACGGCGACGAGCGCGCCGTCCGCGCGTACCTCTCCTACCTCTGGCGCGAATGGCGAGCGGATGCCGCTCCTCCCCCGCACCTCGACGAGATCGTCGCGGCCTACGCGCGGCCGGGAGCGTTCGCCGCGAGCCTGCAGTGGTACGTCGCGAACCGCGGCTACGCGGCCGACGCCGAACCGATCACGGTTCCGACGACGATGCTGTGGCCCGACAGCGACCCGCTGTTCCCGCTCGAGTGGGCCGACAAGCTTTTCGAACACTTCACGGACGTGCAGCTCCAGACCGTTCCCTCGTGCGGGCACTTCGTCCCGGTGGAACGACCGGATGCCGTCGTCCGAGCGCTCCGCGCGCATCTGAACTGA
- a CDS encoding alpha/beta hydrolase, producing MKKSVKKALVITLVVVLGIPAFGLMATAGVNAVATSVEASEIRSYGQKVRVGDRDLNVVISGDHAATVVLLPGLGTAAPGLDFAPLIDELDDTYRVIAVEPFGTGLSDQTDVPRTTANIVAEVHEALAQLGVTRYALAAHSISGLYALAYVEAHRDEVTAFVGIDSSVPAQPGGEEPIPTDGIATLNDLGITRAIRAVSPDPYAGTPFDAETKRQMGLLATRNAAAPTMIDETAHKAENFRDAAGRTFPADLPVLLFVRVDGTDVVGWVGLHREQAASVTHGILVEMHGDHYLHYANAPQIARDMRAFFAEVHGR from the coding sequence GTGAAGAAGTCCGTCAAGAAGGCCCTCGTGATCACCCTCGTCGTGGTGCTCGGAATCCCCGCGTTCGGCCTGATGGCTACTGCCGGTGTGAACGCCGTCGCGACGAGCGTCGAAGCCTCGGAGATCAGGTCCTACGGCCAGAAGGTCCGAGTCGGGGACCGCGATCTCAACGTCGTCATCAGCGGCGATCACGCGGCCACCGTGGTGCTGCTGCCGGGTCTCGGGACGGCCGCACCGGGGCTCGACTTCGCGCCGCTCATCGACGAACTGGACGACACCTACCGCGTGATCGCGGTCGAACCGTTCGGAACCGGGCTGAGCGACCAGACCGACGTGCCGCGGACCACGGCCAACATCGTCGCGGAGGTCCACGAGGCGCTGGCTCAGCTCGGCGTCACCCGGTACGCGCTCGCCGCCCACTCGATCTCGGGTCTGTACGCGCTGGCGTACGTCGAGGCCCACCGTGACGAGGTGACGGCCTTCGTCGGCATCGACAGCAGCGTTCCCGCTCAGCCGGGCGGCGAGGAGCCGATCCCCACCGACGGGATCGCGACGCTGAATGACCTGGGCATCACGCGTGCCATCCGGGCGGTCTCGCCTGATCCCTACGCCGGGACGCCGTTCGACGCCGAGACGAAGCGGCAGATGGGGTTGCTCGCGACGAGAAACGCCGCTGCGCCGACGATGATCGACGAAACGGCGCACAAGGCGGAGAATTTCCGGGATGCCGCGGGGCGAACGTTCCCCGCGGATCTGCCCGTGCTGCTCTTCGTGCGCGTTGACGGCACCGACGTCGTGGGCTGGGTCGGCCTGCACCGTGAGCAGGCCGCGTCGGTGACCCACGGCATCCTGGTCGAGATGCACGGCGACCATTACCTGCATTACGCGAACGCGCCACAGATCGCTCGTGACATGCGCGCGTTCTTCGCGGAGGTTCACGGACGCTGA
- a CDS encoding DUF1905 domain-containing protein: MPSEPVALAHTFTAPIGVEVNGETWACVEMPGSADFFGTGRSVRVDLTVDDVEMPNVGLMVTGTGGHMVSLNAAIRRKLGKDIGDTVTVHLTRRLR, from the coding sequence ATGCCCTCCGAGCCCGTTGCGCTCGCCCACACCTTTACCGCCCCGATCGGGGTGGAGGTGAACGGTGAGACTTGGGCCTGCGTCGAGATGCCGGGTTCGGCGGATTTCTTCGGAACCGGCCGGTCCGTCCGGGTGGACCTGACCGTCGACGATGTCGAGATGCCGAACGTCGGGCTCATGGTGACGGGTACGGGCGGTCACATGGTCTCGCTGAACGCCGCGATCCGACGCAAGCTCGGGAAGGACATCGGAGACACGGTCACCGTTCACCTGACCCGCCGCCTCAGGTAG
- a CDS encoding alpha/beta fold hydrolase: protein MRRPHEATVDEVTVDGRVFRVVRSRASDATRTFLLVHGIGMSHRYLGRLHTAFARTDSVVSIDLPGFGGTPKPGADLDVSAMAAAIAGLLDHLSLQDAVAVGHSMGGQWVVELALQRPDLVSHVVAIGPVADDHHRTAFAQARALALDVFGESPRANWLVLTDYLRCGIRWYLRQLPHMLAYPLEDRVRLLTRPLLVVRGARDPIAGLPWCRRLADAAPDAAIVEVPGSWHVVQDRGHRAVVGAVESFLAARIPPGPRTASR from the coding sequence GTGAGACGACCACACGAGGCGACCGTCGATGAGGTGACGGTCGACGGACGGGTCTTCCGCGTCGTGCGCTCTCGGGCTTCTGATGCGACGCGCACTTTCCTCCTCGTGCACGGGATCGGAATGTCGCATCGCTATCTGGGCCGTTTGCACACCGCATTCGCACGCACGGATTCGGTCGTATCGATTGATCTGCCCGGGTTCGGAGGGACGCCGAAGCCCGGCGCAGACCTCGACGTCTCCGCCATGGCCGCGGCGATCGCGGGACTGCTCGACCACCTCAGCCTGCAAGACGCCGTCGCCGTCGGCCACTCGATGGGCGGCCAATGGGTGGTCGAACTCGCCCTGCAGCGGCCGGACCTGGTCTCGCACGTCGTCGCGATCGGACCGGTCGCCGACGACCATCACCGGACGGCGTTCGCCCAAGCTCGAGCCCTGGCGCTGGACGTGTTCGGCGAGTCGCCGCGCGCGAACTGGCTCGTGCTGACCGACTACCTGCGATGCGGCATCCGCTGGTACCTCAGGCAATTGCCGCACATGCTCGCTTATCCCCTCGAAGACCGGGTGCGCCTGCTGACGAGGCCCTTGCTGGTCGTCCGGGGTGCACGCGACCCGATCGCGGGCCTGCCCTGGTGTCGGCGACTGGCTGACGCTGCTCCGGATGCCGCCATCGTCGAGGTTCCCGGTAGTTGGCACGTCGTGCAGGACAGGGGGCACCGGGCGGTCGTCGGCGCGGTCGAGTCGTTCCTCGCCGCACGGATCCCGCCTGGCCCGAGAACGGCGAGCCGATGA
- a CDS encoding alpha/beta hydrolase, translating into MIALARNALWWARDYLYAAVWQIRAALNRTDPRTFSDGDRAPIVILPGVYETWQFMFPLITAMHGRGHPVHVVQVLHRNRRPVDEAAARVIDYLQANDLRGCVLLAHSKGGLVGKRAMALDAEAGRIARMLAVATPFGGSRYGRLMVLPSLRIFSPRSATILALAKEPDLNARIVSVYGRFDPHIPEGSELNGAAKNVRLDNGGHFRVLADPRVVGELIALSESGATR; encoded by the coding sequence ATGATCGCTCTCGCTCGCAACGCGCTCTGGTGGGCTCGGGACTATCTCTACGCGGCGGTGTGGCAGATCCGGGCGGCACTGAACCGCACCGACCCGCGCACCTTCTCCGACGGGGATCGCGCGCCCATCGTCATCCTTCCGGGCGTCTACGAGACCTGGCAGTTCATGTTCCCGCTCATCACCGCGATGCATGGCCGCGGGCATCCCGTTCACGTCGTCCAGGTGCTGCACCGCAACCGTCGACCGGTCGACGAAGCCGCTGCCCGCGTCATCGACTACCTCCAGGCGAACGATCTCCGTGGCTGCGTACTCCTTGCGCACAGCAAGGGCGGACTCGTCGGCAAGCGCGCGATGGCGCTCGATGCGGAGGCGGGGCGGATCGCTCGGATGCTGGCTGTCGCCACGCCGTTCGGCGGCTCGAGGTACGGGCGCCTCATGGTGCTTCCGTCGCTGCGCATCTTCTCGCCGCGGAGTGCCACGATCCTCGCTCTCGCCAAGGAGCCCGACCTCAACGCGCGCATCGTGTCGGTGTACGGGCGATTCGATCCGCACATCCCCGAGGGCAGCGAGCTGAACGGGGCCGCGAAGAACGTGCGACTCGACAACGGTGGGCACTTCCGCGTCCTCGCCGATCCTCGCGTCGTCGGCGAACTCATCGCACTGTCGGAGTCCGGCGCGACGCGCTGA
- a CDS encoding DUF1266 domain-containing protein: MPRAAEVDFNNVFSIVPWLVGQWWFWAVVGVVVLLCLIGWLLPGAKAKPSADHPTDGPDANEIALGFLQIHNLPSGPWNDPTASGLTDREKRTLIDQWGVPTRDEWLAAIQRLVVDRRRRDVWVSYLAIRADLASTTGRAPKKKEWVQAAVEAGADKRPAATFVDAIETLERQVKKAAGRNTIPAETFVTTLDGYAVGQSVALATWGVALGYADVTEVRGLIHEINLAARPAFRSWPDFGLSYAVGRVMHWSDGSLNDKTFDKFGESTASDLGVALSEKRQGPWATLPWNL, encoded by the coding sequence ATGCCACGCGCCGCCGAGGTCGACTTCAACAATGTCTTCTCCATCGTTCCGTGGCTGGTCGGTCAGTGGTGGTTCTGGGCCGTGGTGGGCGTCGTCGTGCTGCTGTGCCTCATCGGATGGCTGCTGCCCGGCGCCAAGGCGAAACCTTCGGCGGATCATCCGACCGACGGCCCCGACGCCAACGAGATCGCGCTCGGATTCCTGCAGATACACAACCTCCCCTCCGGCCCGTGGAACGACCCGACAGCGTCGGGACTGACCGACCGGGAGAAGCGCACACTCATCGACCAGTGGGGTGTTCCCACCCGCGACGAGTGGCTGGCGGCCATCCAGCGACTTGTCGTCGATCGCCGCCGTCGCGACGTCTGGGTGAGCTACCTCGCCATTCGCGCCGATCTCGCATCGACGACCGGGCGCGCGCCGAAGAAGAAGGAATGGGTGCAGGCCGCTGTGGAGGCAGGCGCCGACAAGCGACCGGCGGCGACCTTCGTCGATGCCATCGAGACCCTCGAACGGCAGGTCAAGAAGGCGGCCGGCAGGAACACCATCCCCGCGGAGACCTTCGTCACGACCCTCGACGGGTACGCCGTCGGGCAGTCGGTCGCTCTTGCCACCTGGGGTGTCGCGCTCGGCTACGCCGACGTCACCGAAGTGCGCGGACTGATCCACGAGATCAACCTCGCAGCGCGTCCCGCTTTCCGCTCGTGGCCGGACTTCGGGCTCAGCTACGCAGTGGGTCGCGTCATGCACTGGAGCGACGGCTCCCTGAACGACAAGACGTTCGACAAGTTCGGGGAATCCACGGCTTCCGATCTCGGCGTCGCCCTGTCGGAGAAGCGCCAGGGCCCGTGGGCCACGCTTCCGTGGAACCTGTAG
- a CDS encoding EamA family transporter codes for MLSNIRFVIALTAVAPVLWGTTYITSTTFLVPGHPLLTATVRALPAGLVLLAIGRRMPRGSWWWRSAVLGGLNIAGFFAFLFIAADRLPGGVAAVVGGIQPLLVAVLASLLLSERLTGKVVAAGIGGVVGVALIVLRSAGGLDAIGIAAAILGAVSMALGVVLTKKWSSDLPPLVVTAWQLIAGGVILAALTAAFEPLPSEAFTLTNVAGYAYLTLIGTALAYVLWFRGIAQLPTRIPAFLGLLSPVVALAIGGLVAHESLTLTQAGGVALVFLSVLAVIATGTSSARTSAATRSRR; via the coding sequence GTGCTTAGCAATATCCGTTTCGTCATCGCCCTCACTGCGGTCGCGCCCGTCCTTTGGGGAACGACCTACATCACGTCCACCACCTTCCTGGTCCCGGGGCACCCGCTTCTCACGGCGACGGTGCGGGCGCTCCCCGCGGGTCTCGTGCTCCTCGCGATCGGGCGACGGATGCCGCGGGGTTCCTGGTGGTGGAGGTCTGCGGTGCTCGGCGGGCTCAACATCGCCGGGTTCTTCGCGTTCCTGTTCATCGCTGCGGACCGTCTGCCCGGTGGCGTCGCGGCGGTGGTGGGCGGCATCCAACCCCTGCTCGTCGCGGTGCTGGCGTCTCTGCTGCTCTCCGAACGGCTGACCGGCAAGGTCGTCGCCGCGGGCATCGGAGGAGTCGTCGGCGTGGCCCTCATCGTGCTGCGATCGGCCGGCGGGCTCGATGCGATCGGCATCGCCGCCGCGATCCTCGGGGCCGTGTCGATGGCGCTCGGCGTCGTCTTGACCAAGAAGTGGTCCAGCGATCTCCCGCCGCTCGTGGTGACGGCATGGCAACTCATCGCGGGCGGCGTCATCCTGGCAGCCCTCACCGCCGCCTTCGAACCGCTGCCGTCAGAGGCGTTCACGCTGACGAACGTTGCCGGCTACGCGTACCTGACCCTCATCGGCACAGCCCTGGCCTACGTCCTGTGGTTCCGCGGCATCGCGCAACTCCCCACCCGCATACCGGCGTTCCTCGGCCTCCTCAGCCCGGTCGTGGCACTCGCCATCGGAGGGCTTGTCGCTCACGAGTCCCTGACGCTGACCCAGGCCGGCGGTGTCGCGCTGGTGTTCTTGTCCGTCCTGGCGGTCATCGCGACGGGTACGAGTTCCGCGAGGACGTCAGCCGCTACCCGCTCGCGCCGATGA
- a CDS encoding MarR family transcriptional regulator produces MDHVDRILAQWRAARPGLDVSPMAVIGRLGRAAAVVDARLATTFAAHGIDAGTFDVLATLARQGEPSRITPAELAADAMITTSAVAQRLNRLDRQGLIIREPNPDDGRGKFVRLTDAGRALLDAVLPDHLATEEEVLASLTSAERETLARLLSKLVAPE; encoded by the coding sequence ATGGATCACGTGGATCGCATCCTCGCGCAGTGGCGCGCCGCACGCCCCGGCCTCGACGTGAGTCCGATGGCCGTCATCGGGCGGCTCGGGCGGGCTGCCGCGGTCGTCGACGCCCGCCTGGCCACGACCTTCGCCGCGCACGGCATCGACGCGGGGACGTTCGACGTCCTCGCGACGCTGGCGCGACAGGGGGAGCCCTCCCGGATCACCCCCGCTGAACTCGCGGCCGACGCGATGATCACGACGAGTGCCGTGGCGCAGCGGCTCAATCGTTTGGACCGGCAGGGACTCATCATTCGCGAACCGAACCCCGACGACGGCCGAGGCAAGTTCGTCCGTCTGACCGACGCGGGCCGCGCCCTGCTCGACGCCGTCCTGCCCGATCACCTCGCCACCGAGGAGGAAGTGCTCGCCTCGCTGACGTCGGCGGAGCGTGAGACGCTCGCCCGGTTGCTGTCGAAGCTGGTCGCGCCCGAGTGA
- a CDS encoding isochorismate synthase: MTSTALGAPRLHAVTRRIEALDEPLSYASPDDPMVWSRRGDLFIGVGRAAELPAGASAAKWWRDVSAAAEIDDKVRMPGSGLIAFGALPFDPANSSASASLTVPRMIIGRRGDTTWVTHVFVDGEDERPEPASISFGPHWSATVGPGACTPDGYQGEVRAGLDAIASGEVAKVVLARDLVGSVPAGSDLRRLVRALTSAYPDTWTFAVDGLIGASPETLVTVSGGTVTARVLAGTAARGADADADTAASLALATSAKDLDEHRYAVQSVLTSLRAHTSALVAEPEPFMLKLPNVWHLATDVEGTLSGRASSLDLVEVLHPTAAVAGTPTQAALEVIRRVEPFDRGRYAGPVGWIDANGDGEWAIALRCAQFDVHTDAGSDIPLIAHAGAGIVAGSDPETEMLETRVKFRPIVDALA; encoded by the coding sequence GTGACTTCGACCGCGCTCGGCGCCCCCCGACTGCACGCCGTCACCCGCCGGATCGAGGCGCTCGACGAACCCCTCTCCTACGCGTCACCCGACGACCCGATGGTCTGGTCGCGTCGCGGCGACCTCTTCATCGGCGTGGGCCGCGCGGCCGAACTGCCCGCCGGCGCATCCGCGGCGAAGTGGTGGCGCGACGTCTCCGCCGCCGCGGAGATCGACGACAAGGTACGGATGCCGGGGTCCGGCCTCATCGCCTTCGGCGCCCTCCCCTTCGACCCGGCGAACAGCTCGGCGAGCGCTTCCTTGACGGTGCCCCGCATGATCATCGGCCGCCGCGGCGACACGACGTGGGTGACCCACGTCTTCGTCGACGGTGAGGACGAACGGCCCGAACCGGCATCCATCTCCTTCGGTCCGCACTGGTCGGCGACGGTCGGCCCCGGGGCCTGCACCCCGGACGGGTACCAGGGCGAGGTGCGCGCCGGCCTCGACGCGATCGCGTCGGGCGAGGTCGCCAAGGTCGTCCTCGCCCGCGATCTGGTCGGGTCGGTGCCCGCAGGGTCGGACCTCCGCCGGCTCGTGCGCGCGCTCACCTCGGCCTACCCCGACACGTGGACCTTCGCGGTCGACGGTCTGATTGGGGCGAGCCCCGAGACCCTCGTCACCGTGTCGGGCGGCACCGTCACGGCGCGGGTGCTGGCGGGGACCGCCGCGCGCGGCGCCGACGCCGACGCCGACACCGCGGCATCCCTCGCCCTCGCGACGAGCGCGAAGGACCTCGACGAGCACCGGTACGCCGTGCAGAGCGTGCTCACCTCGTTGCGCGCGCACACGTCGGCGTTGGTCGCCGAGCCCGAGCCGTTCATGCTGAAGCTGCCGAATGTGTGGCATCTCGCGACGGATGTCGAGGGCACGCTCTCGGGCCGGGCGTCGTCGCTCGACCTCGTCGAGGTGCTGCACCCGACCGCGGCCGTCGCCGGTACGCCGACGCAGGCCGCGCTCGAGGTGATCCGGCGCGTCGAGCCGTTCGATCGCGGACGCTACGCCGGACCGGTCGGCTGGATCGACGCGAACGGCGACGGCGAGTGGGCCATCGCGCTGCGCTGCGCGCAGTTCGACGTGCACACGGATGCCGGGAGCGACATCCCGCTCATCGCGCATGCCGGGGCGGGCATCGTCGCGGGAAGCGACCCCGAGACCGAGATGCTCGAAACGCGCGTGAAGTTCCGGCCGATCGTCGACGCCCTCGCCTGA
- a CDS encoding demethylmenaquinone methyltransferase — MTEQPSRTPSTRADLGKDPARVSGMFDEVAAAYDRTNTVLSLGNDKLWRVATTRAVAPRRGQRILDLAAGTGASSVSLAASGADVVAGDFSAGMIAEGKRRHGGIPNLSFVEADATALPFADEEFDTVTISFGLRNVNDPEKALREMLRVTKPGGTLVICEFSHPPAALMRGLYRFYNDRVLPVVARAFSSNAAAYDYLNESIRDWPDQRTLAGRMREAGWEKVAWRDLTFGIVALHRARKPEGSDQA; from the coding sequence GTGACCGAACAGCCCTCCCGCACCCCGTCCACCCGCGCGGACCTCGGCAAGGACCCTGCGCGCGTCAGCGGGATGTTCGACGAGGTCGCGGCGGCCTACGACCGCACCAACACGGTGCTGAGCCTCGGCAACGACAAGCTGTGGCGTGTGGCGACGACGCGCGCTGTGGCGCCGCGGCGCGGGCAGCGGATCCTCGACCTCGCCGCCGGCACCGGCGCGAGCTCGGTCTCGCTCGCGGCCTCCGGTGCCGACGTGGTGGCCGGCGACTTCTCGGCGGGGATGATCGCGGAGGGCAAGCGTCGGCACGGCGGCATCCCGAACCTGTCGTTCGTCGAAGCCGATGCGACTGCCCTGCCGTTCGCCGACGAGGAGTTCGACACCGTCACGATCTCGTTCGGCCTCCGCAACGTCAACGACCCCGAGAAGGCGCTCCGCGAGATGCTCCGCGTCACCAAGCCCGGCGGAACGCTCGTCATCTGCGAGTTCTCGCACCCGCCGGCAGCTCTCATGCGAGGCCTCTACCGCTTCTACAACGACCGCGTCCTCCCGGTCGTCGCCCGCGCGTTCAGCTCCAACGCGGCCGCCTACGACTACCTCAACGAATCGATCCGCGACTGGCCCGACCAGCGCACCCTCGCCGGTCGCATGCGCGAGGCGGGGTGGGAGAAGGTCGCGTGGCGCGACCTCACCTTCGGGATCGTCGCGCTCCATCGGGCCCGCAAGCCCGAGGGGTCGGACCAGGCGTAG
- a CDS encoding polyprenyl synthetase family protein, with protein sequence MTPRPGTPGSQIASRLGVTERIFVGPRMRKLLTTVEEGLDLVEARLAGELKVGDSLADVTSRYLYEAGGKRMRPMLAILTAQLGSGVTDDVLAGATALEMTHLGSLYHDDVMDEADRRRGVPSAHAVWGNNVAILTGDLLFSRASQLMAQVGERAIRLQADTFERLVLGQMHETVGAQPGDDPVEFYLQVLSDKTGSLIAAAAETGVVFSDASDEYAAPVREFGERIGVAFQLLDDVIDLSADPAETGKVPGTDLRAGVPTMPYLLLGRATDPASRALKVTIDEGVARISDGADPATLDEPLAQLRVHPATEATRQLAHEWSDRAVAALAPLPDGLVREALTRFAQVVVDRSS encoded by the coding sequence ATGACCCCCCGCCCCGGTACTCCGGGCTCGCAGATTGCGAGCCGACTCGGCGTCACCGAACGCATTTTCGTGGGCCCGCGCATGCGCAAGCTCCTCACCACGGTGGAAGAAGGCCTCGACCTCGTCGAGGCGCGTCTGGCCGGTGAGTTGAAGGTCGGCGACTCGCTCGCCGACGTCACGTCGCGCTACCTCTACGAAGCCGGCGGAAAGCGGATGCGGCCGATGCTGGCGATCCTGACCGCGCAGCTCGGCTCCGGGGTCACCGACGACGTCCTCGCCGGTGCGACCGCGCTCGAGATGACCCACCTCGGCTCGCTCTACCACGACGACGTCATGGACGAGGCTGACCGCCGTCGCGGCGTCCCGAGCGCCCACGCCGTGTGGGGCAACAACGTCGCCATCCTCACCGGAGATCTGCTCTTCTCCCGCGCGAGCCAGCTCATGGCCCAGGTGGGCGAGCGCGCCATCCGTCTGCAGGCCGACACCTTCGAACGCCTCGTCCTCGGTCAGATGCACGAGACCGTCGGGGCGCAGCCGGGCGATGACCCCGTCGAGTTCTACCTCCAGGTCCTGAGCGACAAGACCGGCTCGCTGATTGCGGCCGCGGCTGAGACGGGTGTCGTCTTCTCCGACGCCTCCGACGAGTACGCGGCACCCGTGCGCGAGTTCGGCGAGCGGATCGGCGTCGCCTTCCAGCTGCTCGACGACGTCATCGATCTGTCGGCCGATCCCGCGGAAACGGGCAAGGTTCCCGGCACGGATCTGCGTGCGGGCGTGCCGACGATGCCGTACCTCCTCCTCGGACGGGCGACCGATCCGGCGTCGCGGGCGCTCAAAGTCACGATCGACGAGGGTGTCGCCCGCATCTCGGACGGCGCGGACCCCGCCACCCTCGACGAGCCGCTCGCGCAGCTGCGCGTGCACCCGGCGACCGAGGCGACCCGCCAGCTCGCCCACGAATGGTCCGACCGCGCCGTGGCGGCGCTCGCACCGCTTCCCGACGGACTCGTGCGCGAGGCGCTGACTCGCTTCGCTCAGGTCGTCGTCGACCGCTCCAGCTGA
- a CDS encoding FAD-dependent oxidoreductase, whose translation MTKLRLAIVGAGPAGIYAADILLKAERKFDVSIDLFDHLPAPYGLVRYGVAPDHPRIKGIINALRDVLDRGDIRIFGNVRFGTDVTLADLKKHYNAVIFATGAIKDADLDIPGIDAEGSYGAADFVSWYDGHPDFPREWPLDAASVAVLGNGNVALDVARVLAKHADDLLSTEIPANVYEGLKESPVTDVHVFGRRGPAQVKFTPLELRELGELRDVDMVVYDEDFDYDEASKAAIASNKQVMVIDRVLQSWRTRPSVNNAGGEASRRLHLHFWARPVEIKKDADGRVAAIVTERTRPDGAGGVEGTGELREIAIGQVYRAVGYFGSPLPDVPFDKRHGVIPNHEGQVVEKGSNERVPGVYATGWIKRGPVGLIGHTKSDAMETIRHLINDQASWWTPEDSSDDAIISLLAERQVAWTDLDGWHRLDEHEVALGAPHERERVKVVDRDEMVRVSRGE comes from the coding sequence ATGACCAAGCTTCGGCTGGCCATCGTCGGCGCAGGACCCGCCGGCATCTACGCAGCGGACATCCTCCTCAAGGCAGAGCGCAAGTTCGACGTCTCGATCGACCTGTTCGATCACCTGCCCGCGCCCTACGGACTCGTCCGCTACGGCGTCGCGCCCGACCACCCGCGCATCAAGGGCATCATCAACGCCCTCCGCGACGTGCTCGACCGCGGCGACATCCGCATCTTCGGCAACGTCCGCTTCGGCACTGATGTCACCCTCGCCGACCTCAAGAAGCACTACAACGCCGTCATCTTCGCGACCGGTGCGATCAAGGATGCCGACCTCGACATCCCCGGCATCGACGCGGAGGGCTCCTACGGGGCCGCCGACTTCGTGAGCTGGTACGACGGTCACCCCGACTTCCCGCGCGAGTGGCCGCTGGATGCGGCATCCGTCGCCGTTCTCGGCAATGGCAACGTCGCGCTCGACGTCGCCCGCGTGCTCGCCAAGCACGCCGACGACCTGCTCTCGACCGAGATCCCCGCGAACGTCTACGAGGGTCTCAAGGAGTCGCCCGTCACCGACGTGCACGTCTTCGGCCGCCGCGGTCCCGCGCAGGTGAAGTTCACGCCTCTCGAGCTCCGCGAGCTCGGCGAGCTGCGCGACGTCGACATGGTCGTCTACGACGAGGACTTCGACTACGACGAGGCATCCAAGGCAGCGATCGCGTCGAACAAGCAGGTCATGGTCATCGACCGCGTGCTGCAGTCGTGGCGCACGCGTCCCAGCGTCAACAACGCCGGCGGCGAGGCGAGCCGTCGCCTGCACCTCCACTTCTGGGCGCGTCCCGTGGAGATCAAGAAGGATGCCGACGGCCGCGTCGCCGCGATCGTCACCGAGCGCACACGTCCCGACGGCGCCGGCGGCGTCGAGGGCACCGGCGAGCTCCGCGAGATCGCCATCGGGCAGGTCTACCGCGCGGTCGGGTACTTCGGTTCGCCGCTGCCCGACGTCCCGTTCGACAAGCGTCACGGTGTCATCCCGAACCACGAGGGCCAGGTCGTCGAGAAGGGCTCGAACGAGCGGGTTCCCGGCGTCTACGCGACGGGCTGGATCAAGCGCGGGCCGGTCGGTCTCATCGGGCACACGAAGTCCGACGCGATGGAGACGATCCGTCACCTCATCAACGACCAGGCGTCGTGGTGGACCCCGGAGGACTCGTCCGACGACGCGATCATCTCGCTGCTCGCCGAGCGGCAGGTGGCGTGGACCGATCTTGACGGATGGCACCGCCTCGACGAACACGAGGTCGCCCTGGGTGCGCCGCACGAGCGCGAGCGCGTCAAGGTCGTCGACCGTGACGAGATGGTGCGGGTCTCGCGAGGCGAGTGA